Proteins encoded in a region of the Labeo rohita strain BAU-BD-2019 chromosome 22, IGBB_LRoh.1.0, whole genome shotgun sequence genome:
- the ankrd29 gene encoding ankyrin repeat domain-containing protein 29, whose product MSFKKETPLANAVFWAARKGNLALLQLLLNSGRVDVDCKDGYGTTALMVASYSGHYDCVRELIMQGADINVQRETGSTALFFASQQGHNEIVKLLFEFGASTEFQTKDGGTALSAACQYGHSKVVETLLKNGANVHDQLYDGATALFLASQEGHVTVIRQLLSSGAKVNQPREDGTAPLWMAAQMGHSEVVKVLLLRGADRDADRKDGSTALFKAAHKGHCNVIEELLKFSPSLGLLKNGSTALHAAVMGGNPKTVELLLKANADPALPNKNNELPEDLTKNERILRVLRPPLLNAGS is encoded by the exons ATGTCTTTCAAG AAGGAGACGCCACTTGCCAATGCTGTGTTTTGGGCAGCGAGGAAGGGAAACTTGGCTTTGCTTCAGCTGTTGTTGAACAGCGGCCGAGTGGATGTCGACTGCAAAGATGGA TACGGCACCACAGCATTAATGGTGGCGTCATACAGCGGTCATTATGATTGTGTCCGGGAACTCATCATGCAAGGTGCAGATATTAATGTGCAGAGAGAG ACAGGTTCCACCGCCCTCTTCTTTGCCTCACAGCAGGGCCACAATGAAATTGTCAAGCTCCTGTTTGAGTTTGGAGCGTCCACAGAGTTTCAGACAAAG GACGGGGGAACGGCGCTCTCGGCGGCCTGTCAGTACGGTCACTCCAAAGTGGTGGAGACCCTGCTGAAGAACGGCGCCAACGTCCACGACCAGCTCTAT GATGGCGCGACGGCCTTATTTTTGGCGTCCCAAGAGGGTCACGTGACCGTAATACGGCAGCTTTTGTCATCCGGGGCTAAAGTCAATCAACCGCGAGAG GATGGCACAGCTCCTCTCTGGATGGCAGCCCAGATGGGACATAGTGAGGTGGTGAAAGTTCTGCTGCTACGAGGCGCAGACCGCGATGCAGATAGAAAa GACGGCTCCACGGCTCTGTTCAAGGCTGCGCATAAAGGCCACTGTAACGTCATTGAGGAGCTCCTCAAGTTCTCCCCTTCACTCGGCCTCCTCAAG AACGGTTCTACAGCTCTTCATGCCGCCGTCATGGGCGGGAATCCAAAAACTGTTGAACTTCTGCTGAAGGCAAATGCAGATCCAGCTTTACCCAACAAG AACAACGAACTTCCGGAGGATCTGACGAAGAACGAGCGCATCTTGAGAGTCCTGCGACCGCCCCTGCTGAACGCAGGGAGTTGA
- the LOC127153707 gene encoding procathepsin L encodes MVYNREEMLQFHKHSTPNAPNFLKCSNMFETHQAHWVALFSRAAVFALLMWAPLQVAADSEEEAPSDWLLWKKFHQISYDDESDDVQRQTIWESNMRMIEKNNEDFHFGLSTFSMAMNKYGDLTKMEYNRLLGAKINGPINRKGKTVSAQALRVNANRLGLTNVDYRAQGYVTEVKDQGYCGSCWAFSTTGAIEGQMFKRTGRLVSLSEQQLVDCSRSYGTYGCSGAWMANAYDYVLHKGLESSDTYPYTSVDTQPCFYDRGLVAARISDYRFIPAGDEQALADAVATIGPITVAIDADHPSFLFYSSGIYKESNCNPNNLNHAVLVVGYGSERGKDYWIIKNSWGTGWGEGGYMRMLRNGRNICGIASYALYPVV; translated from the exons ATGGTATATAACAGAGAAGAAATGCTTCAGTTTCATAAACACAGCACTCCAAACGCTCCAAACTTCCTGAAGTGCAGCAACATGTTCG AAACGCATCAAGCACACTGGGTGGCGCTGTTCAGTAGAGCGGCAGTGTTTGCTCTCCTGATGTGGGCACCTCTGCAGGTGGCAGCAGATTCAGAAGAGGAGGCCCCCTCAGATTGGTTGCTGTGGAAAAAGTTCCATCAAATATCCTACGATGACGAG AGTGACGACGTTCAGAGACAGACGATCTGGGAGAGCAACATGCGAATGATTGAGAAAAACAATGAAGATTTCCACTTCGGACTGTCAACGTTTAGCATGGCAATGAACAAATACGGTGACCTT ACCAAGATGGAGTATAACCGCTTGTTGGGTGCCAAAATTAATGGCCCAATAAATAGGAAGGGAAAGACTGTATCTGCGCAAGCGTTACGTGTCAACGCTAACAGACTGGGATTGACCAACGTGGACTATCGAGCACAAGGATATGTGACTGAAGTCAAAGATCAA GGATACTGTGGATCTTGCTGGGCCTTTAGCACTACAGGCGCCATTGAAGGACAAATGTTCAAGAGGACGGGACGGTTGGTGTCCCTCAGCGAACAGCAGCTGGTGGACTGTTCCAGGTCCTACGGCACGTATGGCTGCAGCGGAGCCTGGATGGCGAACGCCTATGATTACGTGCTCCATAAAGGGCTGGAAAGCTCTGACACTTACCCCTATACATCAGTG GATACCCAGCCCTGTTTTTATGACAGAGGTTTAGTTGCAGCCAGAATCAGTGACTACAGGTTCATCCCGGCCGGAGATGAACAGGCTCTGGCTGATGCTGTGGCAACTATTGGTCCGATCACTGTCGCCATAGATGCCGATCATCCAAGTTTCCTCTTCTACAGTTCAG GAATCTACAAGGAATCTAACTGTAACCCTAACAACCTCAACCATGCTGTGCTTGTGGTTGGTTATGGCTCAGAGAGGGGCAAAGATTACTGGATAATCAAAAACAG TTGGGGAACAGGATGGGGTGAAGGAGGCTACATGCGAATGCTCCGCAATGGTAGAAATATTTGCGGAATCGCCAGCTATGCTCTTTATCCCGTTGTGTGA